The Heyndrickxia vini genome contains a region encoding:
- the jag gene encoding RNA-binding cell elongation regulator Jag/EloR, whose amino-acid sequence MKEVTATGQSVEEAVEVALGKLNVTKERIEYQIIDEGKKGLFGIFGSRPAVVHVQLKPDPIEEAKIYLLETIKKMGIDAKIEVKIEGNTAEFKLSGEKMALLIGKRGQTLNSLQLLTQLIANRYKNQFLTITLDAEDYRKRRETSLIQLAERLAEKAIYTNKAVTLEAMPSFERKIIHSALARNKKIQTHSEGEEPNRYLVIKPIS is encoded by the coding sequence GTGAAGGAAGTTACTGCTACAGGACAAAGTGTCGAAGAAGCAGTTGAGGTAGCCCTTGGAAAATTAAATGTAACGAAAGAACGAATTGAATATCAAATAATTGATGAAGGAAAAAAAGGATTGTTTGGAATATTTGGTTCAAGACCAGCAGTCGTTCATGTTCAATTAAAACCTGATCCGATTGAAGAAGCTAAAATATATTTGTTGGAAACAATAAAAAAAATGGGAATCGATGCGAAAATTGAAGTTAAGATTGAAGGTAACACAGCTGAATTTAAATTATCCGGTGAAAAAATGGCCTTGCTTATTGGAAAAAGAGGACAAACACTTAATTCTTTACAATTATTAACCCAATTGATTGCTAATCGATATAAAAATCAATTTTTAACGATTACTTTGGATGCAGAAGATTATCGAAAGCGAAGGGAAACGTCTCTTATTCAATTAGCCGAAAGATTGGCTGAAAAGGCTATTTATACGAATAAAGCTGTAACCTTAGAAGCAATGCCTTCTTTCGAAAGGAAAATTATTCATAGTGCTTTAGCTCGCAACAAGAAAATCCAAACACATTCTGAAGGGGAAGAACCAAATCGTTATTTGGTTATCAAACCGATTAGCTAA
- the spoIIIJ gene encoding YidC family membrane integrase SpoIIIJ yields the protein MKKRIFLIIAIVGLAAVLSGCTEFNKDITPESKGIWNEYIVFPLSWIIKKVAIFLGNSYGLSIILVTIIIRLIILPLMIKQTKSSKAMQLIQPEIKKLREKYSSKDAVTQQKLQQEQMQLFQKYGVNPLAGCLPLIIQMPILIGFYHAINRTPEIRDSMFLWFDLGSPDYILAFIAGVTTFLQQKVMMAGTENQNPQMSIMLWVMPIMIIVIGISLPAALPLYWVVGNIFMIIQTYFIKTPVIQNGASTGGKSGGAKK from the coding sequence TTGAAAAAAAGAATATTTTTAATTATTGCAATAGTGGGACTTGCAGCGGTCCTTTCGGGATGTACGGAGTTCAATAAAGACATTACCCCGGAAAGTAAAGGAATATGGAATGAATATATTGTTTTTCCACTATCCTGGATAATCAAAAAGGTTGCGATATTTTTAGGAAATAGCTATGGATTGTCGATTATTTTAGTTACAATTATCATTCGCCTAATCATTCTTCCGTTAATGATTAAGCAGACAAAAAGCTCAAAGGCAATGCAGTTAATTCAACCTGAAATTAAAAAGCTAAGGGAAAAATATAGCTCTAAAGATGCGGTTACACAACAGAAATTACAGCAAGAACAGATGCAGCTATTTCAAAAATATGGGGTAAATCCATTGGCAGGATGTCTTCCGTTAATTATTCAAATGCCTATACTGATTGGATTTTACCATGCAATTAATCGAACACCGGAAATTAGAGATTCCATGTTTCTGTGGTTTGATTTAGGATCTCCGGATTATATATTGGCATTTATTGCAGGGGTCACAACTTTCCTTCAACAAAAAGTAATGATGGCGGGAACTGAAAATCAAAATCCGCAAATGTCAATTATGCTTTGGGTTATGCCAATTATGATTATTGTAATTGGGATTAGTTTACCAGCAGCACTGCCACTTTATTGGGTAGTCGGTAACATCTTCATGATTATTCAAACGTATTTTATTAAAACTCCAGTAATACAAAATGGTGCTTCAACTGGGGGAAAATCGGGGGGAGCTAAAAAGTGA